The Athene noctua chromosome 23, bAthNoc1.hap1.1, whole genome shotgun sequence genome window below encodes:
- the C23H1orf74 gene encoding UPF0739 protein C1orf74 homolog gives MGPAAGLEAPAGSALSAPRLVAAAREELGAGAGRRRLPAARALQLAGEVLAVAAGLKPALLYDCGAAGPAELRRYVARLREAGLAPRRLHLLAAEGSALLLHPGLAQRRLAAVLRAHPAPFVDVSAGRPCPALCGPAEAEVIRGHLAALLAHLKAAEATSAGPVSSSEVVPTGWNLCTIVGVLLGYPAAYAFAMEEGAENCLALTPLRVFTAQASCARIRDGLRVQICSFSIPESLCAELKEVLDAWCDELKEAFSAQSDFGDLRISSEVVSLPAVAL, from the coding sequence ATGGGCCCGGCGGCCGGGTTGGAggccccggcgggcagcgcccTGTCGGCGCCGCGGCTGGTAGCGGCGGCGCGGGAGGAGCTGGGGGCCGGAGCCGGGCGGCGGAGGTTGCCGGCGGCCCGCGCCCTGCAGCTGGCCGGGGAGGTgctggcggtggcggcggggTTGAAGCCGGCCCTGCTGTACGACTGCGGCGCAGCGGGCCCGGCTGAACTCCGGCGGTACGTGGCGCGGCTGAGGGAGGCCGGGCTGGCCCCTCGCCGACTCCATTTGCTGGCCGCGGAGGGCTCGGCTCTGCTGCTGCACCCGGGACTCGCCCAGCGGAGGCTGGCGGCTGTGCTGCGCGCCCACCCCGCACCCTTCGTGGACGTCTCGGCAGGGCGGCCTTGCCCGGCCCTTTGCGGGCCAGCGGAGGCCGAAGTCATCAGGGGCCATCTCGCTGCCCTCCTGGCCCACTTAAAGGCTGCTGAGGCCACCAGCGCCGGCCCCGTGTCCTCCAGCGAGGTTGTCCCCACGGGCTGGAACCTCTGCACCATCGTCGGGGTGCTGCTGGGCTACCCGGCAGCGTACGCCTTCGCCATGGAGGAGGGTGCCGAGAACTGCCTGGCGCTGACGCCGCTGAGGGTGTTCACGGCCCAGGCCTCCTGCGCCAGGATAAGGGACGGTCTCAGGGTCCAGATCTGCTCCTTCAGCATCCCGGAGAGCCTCTGCGCGGAGCTGAAGGAGGTGCTGGACGCCTGGTGTGATGAGCTGAAGGAGGCCTTCAGCGCTCAGAGTGACTTTGGAGATCTCCGCATTTCGAGCGAGGTGGTGTCTCTTCCGGCAGTTGCCTTGTAA